Proteins encoded by one window of Desulfovibrio ferrophilus:
- the rimM gene encoding ribosome maturation factor RimM (Essential for efficient processing of 16S rRNA) yields MTTSTKDLVLIAEVLKPHGIRGEVSVDYHGDSPFLLDEFPEIFLRPKAPRPRPTVGAKSGKPGLKKRVAKPAAPRTRPVKIESWRPHKGRLLVFFEGIADRDAADELRGAELLVREADLPEPGEDELYLYEVEGLTVLLEDGSTLGHVRQVQLLPAGQEVWAIDTEDGREVLFPVADEFVAGVDLDEGWVTIVPPPGLLELYLNDDSSE; encoded by the coding sequence GTGACGACGTCGACAAAGGACCTCGTGCTGATAGCCGAGGTATTGAAGCCCCATGGAATTCGAGGGGAAGTCTCAGTGGATTACCACGGAGACTCCCCTTTTCTATTGGATGAATTCCCCGAGATATTCTTGAGGCCCAAAGCACCTAGGCCCCGACCAACGGTGGGCGCAAAATCCGGCAAGCCCGGCTTGAAAAAGCGTGTTGCCAAGCCTGCCGCACCTCGTACACGACCCGTGAAGATCGAATCCTGGCGGCCTCATAAGGGGCGGCTTCTGGTGTTTTTCGAAGGTATCGCGGATCGCGATGCTGCAGATGAGCTACGCGGAGCCGAACTGCTGGTCCGTGAGGCGGATTTGCCCGAGCCCGGTGAGGATGAACTCTATCTCTATGAGGTGGAGGGGCTGACCGTGCTTTTGGAGGACGGTTCGACTCTGGGGCACGTGCGCCAGGTGCAGCTGTTGCCAGCCGGGCAGGAAGTCTGGGCCATCGACACCGAAGACGGCCGGGAAGTGCTGTTTCCGGTTGCCGACGAGTTTGTGGCCGGAGTGGACCTTGATGAGGGCTGGGTGACCATTGTACCTCCTCCGGGACTGCTGGAACTGTATCTGAACGATGATAGCAGCGAATAG
- a CDS encoding KH domain-containing protein — protein MLKDLISYIAKSLVDNPDDVVVSEIEGEQTSVLELKVAKEDLGKVIGKQGRTARAMRTIIGAASTKARKRAVLEIIE, from the coding sequence ATGCTCAAAGATCTGATCTCGTACATTGCCAAATCGTTGGTCGACAACCCAGACGACGTCGTCGTCTCGGAAATCGAGGGTGAACAAACTTCGGTGCTTGAGTTGAAGGTGGCCAAGGAAGACCTTGGTAAAGTGATTGGCAAGCAGGGTCGTACGGCCCGTGCCATGCGCACCATTATCGGTGCAGCTTCCACCAAGGCCCGTAAGCGGGCCGTGCTCGAAATCATCGAATAG
- the rpsP gene encoding 30S ribosomal protein S16 — MALKLRLTRMGSKKRPFYRIVAMDSATRRDGRALEYVGYYNPMVEPVDVKVDMDKVKKWMDRGAQPSNTVKSLLKKAAKAE; from the coding sequence ATGGCTCTGAAGCTCCGACTGACCAGGATGGGATCCAAGAAGCGTCCGTTTTACCGTATCGTGGCCATGGACAGTGCCACCCGCCGTGACGGCCGCGCGCTTGAGTATGTGGGTTACTACAACCCCATGGTTGAGCCCGTGGACGTGAAAGTGGACATGGACAAAGTGAAGAAATGGATGGATCGCGGGGCCCAGCCCAGCAATACCGTCAAGTCTCTGCTCAAGAAAGCCGCCAAGGCTGAGTAG
- the ffh gene encoding signal recognition particle protein: protein MFDNLQDRLNTVFKKFKGQGRLDENNIQEGLREVRLALLEADVNFKVVKEFISRVKDRCLGQDVLKSLTPGQQVVKIVHEEMIGLLGGETADLELRGNPAVIMMVGLQGSGKTTTSSKLALHLRRLKFKPLLVPADVYRPAAIEQLTTLGKQLDVPVFASSTDMNPVDIASQAREYAREQGCNVMLLDTAGRLHIDETLMDELAAIKAEVSPQEILFVADAMTGQDAVTVAASFDERLDVSGVVLTKMDGDARGGAALSIKHVTGKPIKFVGMGEKASDLEVFHPDRAASRILGMGDMLTLIEKAQEDITEEEAEKIGKKFQRAEFDFEDFRTQMRRMKKLGSLEGILKMLPGMGGLKEKLGELKVPDKELGRVEAMINSMTMEERKNPNLINPSRKERIARGSGIELDEVNQLVKNFEQMRKMMKKMMGRSKKKGGMPKMPKLPGMGGGMPGIPGMEGMEGMGGMPGMDGDEAARAQFTKAKVKRKKRVKPQKKKKKKK, encoded by the coding sequence ATGTTTGACAATCTACAAGACCGCCTGAACACGGTATTCAAGAAGTTCAAGGGGCAGGGTCGCCTGGATGAGAATAATATCCAGGAAGGCCTTCGCGAGGTGCGTCTTGCGCTCTTGGAGGCGGACGTCAACTTCAAGGTTGTCAAAGAGTTCATCAGCCGGGTCAAGGATCGTTGCCTTGGTCAGGATGTGCTCAAGAGCCTGACCCCCGGTCAACAAGTGGTCAAGATCGTCCACGAAGAGATGATCGGCCTGCTGGGCGGCGAGACCGCTGACCTTGAACTGCGTGGCAATCCGGCTGTGATCATGATGGTCGGCCTGCAGGGTTCGGGTAAGACGACGACCTCGTCCAAGCTCGCTTTGCACCTCAGGCGCCTGAAGTTCAAGCCGTTGCTGGTTCCGGCGGACGTCTATCGTCCTGCGGCTATCGAGCAGCTGACGACGCTTGGCAAGCAGCTGGACGTGCCTGTGTTTGCGTCTTCCACGGACATGAACCCCGTTGACATTGCCAGTCAGGCACGCGAATACGCCCGTGAGCAGGGCTGCAACGTGATGCTCCTGGATACTGCCGGTCGTCTGCACATCGATGAGACGCTGATGGACGAGCTTGCGGCCATCAAGGCCGAAGTGTCGCCGCAGGAGATTCTCTTTGTGGCGGATGCCATGACCGGCCAGGATGCCGTGACCGTGGCCGCCAGCTTTGACGAGCGCCTGGATGTGTCCGGTGTTGTGCTGACCAAGATGGACGGTGATGCCCGCGGTGGTGCGGCCTTGTCCATCAAGCATGTCACGGGCAAGCCCATCAAGTTTGTGGGTATGGGCGAGAAGGCTAGCGATCTGGAAGTATTCCACCCTGATCGCGCGGCCTCGCGTATCTTGGGCATGGGTGATATGCTCACCCTGATCGAGAAGGCTCAGGAAGATATCACCGAGGAAGAAGCCGAGAAAATCGGCAAGAAATTTCAGCGCGCGGAGTTCGATTTCGAGGACTTCCGTACGCAGATGCGGCGGATGAAGAAGCTCGGTTCGCTGGAGGGTATTCTCAAGATGCTCCCCGGCATGGGCGGCCTCAAGGAGAAGTTGGGCGAACTCAAGGTTCCAGACAAGGAACTGGGTCGCGTGGAAGCCATGATCAATTCCATGACCATGGAAGAGCGCAAGAACCCCAACCTCATCAATCCCAGTCGCAAGGAGCGCATCGCGCGTGGTTCGGGCATCGAGCTGGATGAAGTCAACCAGCTGGTCAAGAACTTCGAGCAGATGCGCAAGATGATGAAGAAGATGATGGGCCGCTCCAAGAAAAAGGGCGGTATGCCGAAAATGCCCAAGCTTCCCGGAATGGGTGGCGGTATGCCAGGAATTCCGGGTATGGAAGGGATGGAAGGTATGGGAGGTATGCCGGGAATGGACGGTGATGAAGCCGCCCGCGCCCAGTTTACCAAGGCCAAGGTCAAGCGCAAGAAACGCGTGAAGCCTCAGAAGAAGAAAAAGAAGAAGAAATAG
- a CDS encoding multiheme c-type cytochrome — protein MDYPVWHIPEFGGGLLIAIIAVVHVYVAHLAVGGGLFLVLTERKGLIEGSDAILAYCKKHTKFFLLLTMVFGSLTGVAIWFVIALTNPTATLTLIHTYGFAWATEWVFFLGEIVALLVYYYTFGKMNSRDHLTVGKLYFFFGFASLFMINAIIGSMLTPGDWLETQNFWDGFFNPSFWPALFFRALLGFSFAGLFGFFTASFSRDPEIRDGLARYNAMWTCIPLVLMVPTGWWYFSILPEGPQAMIMGWNAEIVPFTRALLASSPAILALALLMTLKLPPSVRRWVALILLILGQVQMGGFEWTREAARRPYVLAGHTYSNQIHPQDIERINEQGWLKIAKWVENREITDDNRLAAGRELFYGQCFSCHSVGGLSNDILPLTAKFSVFGLDAQLDGQGKIRNYMPPFAGTGEERLALASYIVEELHGGDKPFYGAAGEADVAGAVEAAKVPTPVDIPPFDKKKDEYVLLAWNNLGMHCISDSDRWWTLLPPANDIFAQLVRRGDVPELVTEGVTITYEVEEGFRNPSDHVEFWDFADKLFGATLQKNVGLAGKGLIGDMDLDAERRAFHADLIPVVPYPDGGGFNPYPLFTVKAVDSETGEVLATTRTVAPTTTEMGCRNCHGGEWRVAVVAGFTGETSRDVLAVHDKINKTDLLKLAEQGEPVLCQSCHADPVLGTEGNPEILNFPAALHGWHANYLTGREEDACAACHPNDPIGPTRCLRGIHDDIGVTCVNCHGTMEDHALSLLKKEDEAGKKGAARLMKNLAPRTVDSLAEVNGRTPWLQEPDCLNCHVGFEPPETMDGFNKWTADGSELFRNRRDDMDALMCEACHGSTHAIYPAREDSGYGANRDNIPPMQYMGEAKQMGKDGNCNVCHVNTEYTAADMAHHPGGFR, from the coding sequence ATGGATTATCCCGTCTGGCATATCCCCGAATTCGGCGGCGGCCTGCTCATTGCCATCATTGCCGTGGTCCACGTTTATGTGGCTCACCTGGCCGTGGGAGGCGGACTGTTCCTGGTGCTGACCGAGCGCAAGGGGCTGATCGAGGGCTCGGATGCCATCCTGGCCTATTGCAAGAAGCACACGAAGTTTTTCCTGCTGTTGACCATGGTTTTCGGCAGTCTGACCGGCGTGGCCATCTGGTTCGTCATCGCTCTGACCAACCCCACGGCGACCCTGACTCTTATCCATACCTATGGCTTTGCCTGGGCCACGGAGTGGGTGTTTTTCCTGGGCGAGATCGTGGCGTTGCTGGTGTATTATTATACCTTCGGCAAGATGAATTCGCGTGACCATCTGACCGTGGGCAAGCTGTATTTCTTCTTCGGGTTCGCCTCGCTGTTCATGATCAACGCCATTATCGGTTCCATGCTGACTCCGGGTGACTGGCTCGAGACCCAGAATTTCTGGGACGGGTTCTTCAACCCCAGCTTCTGGCCAGCGCTCTTTTTCCGTGCGCTACTGGGCTTTTCCTTTGCCGGGCTGTTCGGGTTTTTTACGGCCTCTTTCAGTCGCGACCCGGAAATTCGGGACGGGCTGGCGCGCTATAACGCCATGTGGACCTGCATTCCGCTGGTACTGATGGTCCCCACGGGCTGGTGGTACTTCAGCATTCTTCCCGAAGGGCCGCAGGCCATGATCATGGGCTGGAACGCCGAGATCGTGCCCTTTACCCGTGCGCTGCTGGCGTCCTCTCCGGCGATCCTGGCTCTGGCGTTGCTCATGACCCTTAAGCTGCCGCCCTCGGTCCGGCGTTGGGTGGCGCTGATTCTGCTCATTCTGGGGCAAGTCCAGATGGGCGGTTTCGAATGGACGCGCGAGGCTGCTCGCAGGCCTTATGTGCTGGCGGGGCATACCTATTCCAACCAGATTCACCCTCAGGATATCGAGCGCATCAATGAGCAGGGCTGGCTGAAGATTGCCAAGTGGGTGGAGAACCGCGAGATCACCGACGACAACCGTCTGGCTGCCGGGCGTGAGTTGTTCTACGGCCAGTGCTTTTCCTGCCATAGCGTGGGAGGCCTTTCCAACGACATCTTGCCCCTGACCGCCAAGTTCAGTGTGTTTGGCCTGGATGCGCAATTGGATGGGCAGGGCAAGATCCGTAACTACATGCCGCCTTTTGCAGGCACGGGCGAGGAGCGTTTGGCTCTGGCCTCGTATATCGTCGAGGAATTGCATGGAGGCGATAAGCCCTTTTATGGTGCAGCGGGGGAGGCCGATGTTGCCGGGGCTGTGGAGGCCGCCAAGGTGCCCACGCCCGTGGATATTCCGCCTTTTGACAAGAAAAAAGATGAATACGTGCTGCTGGCCTGGAATAATCTGGGCATGCATTGCATCTCCGACTCCGACCGCTGGTGGACGCTGTTGCCCCCGGCCAATGATATCTTTGCCCAACTGGTGCGACGCGGCGATGTGCCCGAACTGGTGACCGAGGGCGTGACCATTACCTATGAAGTGGAAGAAGGGTTCAGAAATCCTTCCGACCACGTGGAATTCTGGGATTTCGCTGACAAGTTGTTTGGCGCGACGCTTCAGAAGAATGTCGGGTTGGCGGGCAAGGGGCTGATCGGTGACATGGACCTGGATGCAGAGCGTCGGGCCTTCCATGCTGATCTGATTCCTGTGGTGCCGTATCCCGACGGCGGCGGGTTCAACCCGTATCCGTTGTTTACGGTCAAGGCCGTTGATTCCGAGACTGGTGAGGTGCTGGCGACCACGCGCACCGTGGCTCCCACGACGACTGAAATGGGCTGTCGCAACTGCCATGGCGGCGAGTGGCGAGTGGCCGTGGTGGCCGGATTCACGGGTGAGACCTCGCGCGATGTGCTGGCCGTGCATGACAAGATCAACAAGACTGACCTGCTTAAACTGGCCGAGCAGGGGGAACCGGTGCTCTGCCAGAGCTGCCACGCTGATCCGGTGCTGGGTACCGAGGGCAATCCTGAAATCCTCAACTTCCCGGCGGCGTTGCATGGCTGGCACGCCAACTATCTGACGGGACGCGAGGAGGACGCCTGCGCGGCATGCCATCCCAACGATCCGATAGGTCCGACACGCTGTCTACGCGGGATTCATGATGACATTGGCGTGACCTGCGTCAATTGCCATGGAACCATGGAAGATCACGCTTTGTCTTTGCTCAAGAAGGAGGACGAGGCTGGCAAGAAGGGCGCGGCGCGTTTGATGAAGAACTTGGCGCCACGCACCGTAGACAGCCTGGCCGAGGTCAATGGCCGGACCCCGTGGTTGCAGGAGCCTGACTGCCTGAATTGCCACGTGGGCTTTGAGCCGCCCGAGACCATGGACGGGTTTAACAAATGGACCGCCGACGGCTCGGAACTCTTCCGCAACCGCCGCGACGACATGGACGCCCTGATGTGCGAGGCCTGTCATGGTTCCACCCACGCCATCTATCCGGCTCGCGAGGATTCCGGCTACGGTGCGAACCGCGATAATATCCCTCCCATGCAGTATATGGGCGAGGCCAAGCAGATGGGAAAGGATGGCAACTGCAATGTCTGCCATGTGAATACCGAATACACTGCTGCGGATATGGCACATCATCCGGGTGGCTTCCGATAG
- a CDS encoding type III pantothenate kinase yields the protein MSKTHLLLIDIGNTNVKAVIAGPDGPPSVEDTIIVPTFADPAAALEPGLLAACQRAGIAPQDISACAVSSVVPRADGPLAEAVMRLTGVRPRFVPDDLPLGFSNMASIPDNVGADRMVGCYAARRLYPEAANLVVIDYGTATTMDCVCGDEYLGGLTCPGIESSARALTTGTAKLPDLTLTLDGPFRLGFSTMLSLNQGFIVGFAAMTEGLVRRLKDLLGGEALVVATGGLATSVADQCEAIDHVRPDLIPTGLHIAFLERNGRF from the coding sequence ATGAGCAAGACCCACCTGCTTTTAATCGACATCGGCAACACCAACGTGAAGGCCGTCATCGCTGGCCCGGATGGCCCTCCATCCGTGGAAGATACGATCATTGTGCCCACGTTCGCAGACCCGGCTGCGGCCCTGGAGCCAGGATTGCTGGCGGCCTGCCAGCGCGCAGGCATTGCCCCACAGGACATTTCGGCCTGCGCCGTATCCTCCGTGGTGCCGCGAGCCGACGGCCCTCTGGCTGAAGCCGTAATGCGCTTGACCGGGGTGCGCCCAAGGTTCGTTCCGGACGACCTGCCCCTTGGCTTTTCCAACATGGCGTCCATTCCCGACAATGTCGGAGCCGATCGCATGGTGGGCTGTTACGCGGCCCGGCGGCTGTATCCCGAAGCCGCCAATCTGGTGGTCATCGACTACGGCACCGCCACCACCATGGACTGCGTATGCGGCGACGAATACCTGGGCGGACTGACCTGCCCGGGCATCGAAAGCTCGGCCCGCGCCCTGACCACGGGTACGGCCAAGCTGCCGGACCTGACGCTGACCCTGGACGGCCCCTTTCGCCTGGGCTTTAGCACCATGCTCAGCCTGAACCAGGGCTTCATCGTGGGGTTCGCTGCCATGACCGAAGGTCTGGTCCGACGCCTGAAGGACCTCTTGGGCGGAGAAGCCCTTGTGGTGGCCACTGGCGGACTGGCAACCAGCGTGGCCGACCAGTGCGAGGCCATCGACCATGTCAGGCCCGACTTGATTCCTACTGGCCTGCACATAGCTTTTCTGGAACGAAACGGCAGATTCTGA
- the eno gene encoding phosphopyruvate hydratase: MSTIINVWAREILDSRGNPTVEVEVTTESGATGVAAVPSGASTGTREALELRDGDPKRFGGKGVLQAVENVNTEIAENIVGLDALRQVSLDNLMIDLDGTENKGRLGANAMLGVSMATARAAANFMGLPLYRYLGGANAKLLPTPMMNVINGGEHAPNNLDIQEFMIMPLGAETFAEALRMGSETFHALQKILKKDGMVTSVGDEGGFAPNLPSHKAAFEYLMRAITEAGYEPGKQIALAIDAAASEFYKNGKYVFAGEGREFDAAGLVDFYKEMTSTFPLISIEDGLAEADWDGWKLQTQAMGDTIQLVGDDIFVTNPDILARGIDEGAANSILIKLNQIGTVTETLDTIEMAKQAAYTTVISHRSGETEDHFIADLALATNAGQIKSGSLSRSDRLAKYNQLVRLEEDLEDDGIYFGPIMGEQWFDMD; this comes from the coding sequence ATGAGCACCATTATCAATGTCTGGGCAAGAGAGATTCTCGATTCCAGAGGCAACCCCACGGTCGAAGTGGAAGTCACCACCGAATCCGGCGCCACCGGCGTCGCAGCCGTGCCTTCGGGCGCATCCACCGGCACCCGCGAGGCTCTTGAGCTTCGTGACGGCGACCCCAAACGCTTCGGCGGCAAGGGCGTGCTCCAGGCCGTGGAAAACGTGAACACCGAAATCGCCGAGAACATCGTGGGCCTCGATGCTCTCCGACAGGTCTCTCTGGACAATCTGATGATTGACCTGGACGGCACCGAGAACAAAGGCCGCTTGGGCGCCAACGCCATGCTCGGCGTGTCCATGGCCACCGCCCGTGCTGCTGCCAATTTCATGGGACTGCCCCTGTACCGCTACCTGGGCGGAGCCAACGCCAAGCTGCTGCCCACCCCGATGATGAACGTCATCAACGGTGGCGAGCACGCCCCCAACAACCTGGACATCCAGGAATTCATGATCATGCCTCTGGGCGCCGAAACCTTTGCCGAGGCCCTGCGCATGGGTTCGGAGACCTTCCACGCCCTGCAAAAAATCCTGAAGAAAGACGGCATGGTCACCTCCGTGGGTGACGAGGGTGGCTTCGCCCCCAACCTCCCCAGCCACAAGGCCGCCTTCGAATACCTGATGCGCGCCATCACCGAAGCCGGTTACGAGCCGGGCAAGCAGATCGCCCTGGCCATCGACGCCGCCGCCAGCGAGTTCTACAAGAACGGCAAATACGTCTTTGCCGGTGAAGGTCGCGAATTCGATGCCGCCGGACTGGTGGACTTCTACAAGGAAATGACGAGCACCTTCCCCCTGATCTCCATCGAGGACGGCTTGGCCGAAGCCGATTGGGACGGCTGGAAGCTCCAGACCCAGGCCATGGGCGACACCATCCAGTTGGTGGGTGATGACATCTTCGTCACCAACCCGGACATCCTTGCCCGTGGCATCGACGAGGGCGCAGCCAACTCCATCCTGATCAAGCTGAACCAGATCGGCACCGTGACCGAAACCCTGGACACCATCGAGATGGCCAAGCAGGCTGCTTACACCACCGTCATTTCCCACCGCTCCGGCGAGACCGAGGATCACTTCATCGCGGACTTGGCACTGGCCACCAATGCCGGTCAGATCAAGTCCGGCTCCCTGTCCCGCTCTGACAGACTGGCCAAGTACAACCAGTTGGTGCGTCTGGAAGAGGACCTGGAAGACGACGGCATCTACTTTGGGCCTATCATGGGCGAACAGTGGTTCGACATGGATTAG
- the folD gene encoding bifunctional methylenetetrahydrofolate dehydrogenase/methenyltetrahydrofolate cyclohydrolase FolD — protein sequence MILLDGKATSAAIRAEIKEKVDALEKKHGRVPGLAVILVGEDPASQVYVRMKEKGCVETGIRSIPHRLDASVTQDELMDLIRSLNADDTVDGILLQLPLPSGLDSQACLDLIDPDKDVDGFHPMNVGKLALGLPGYRSCTPAGVIELLKRYDISTSGKKAVVLGRSNIVGKPMALMLIEYSDQGNASTTIVHSRTPLEDQKAFCQDADIVIAAVGRPLHVKGDWIKEGAVVVDVGIHRTDDGLVGDCDFEAMKDKCSAISPVPGGVGPMTIAQLLLNTMQAYSDHVKA from the coding sequence ATGATATTGCTGGATGGGAAAGCCACGTCCGCAGCCATCAGGGCTGAGATCAAGGAAAAAGTGGATGCTCTGGAGAAGAAGCATGGCCGCGTCCCGGGGCTAGCCGTAATTCTGGTGGGTGAGGACCCCGCGTCGCAGGTCTACGTGCGCATGAAGGAAAAAGGCTGCGTCGAGACCGGCATCCGCTCCATCCCCCATCGTCTTGACGCCTCCGTCACTCAGGACGAACTCATGGACCTGATCCGCAGCCTCAATGCCGATGACACCGTGGACGGCATCCTGCTGCAACTCCCTCTGCCGAGTGGACTGGACTCCCAGGCCTGTCTGGATCTCATCGATCCGGACAAGGACGTGGACGGCTTCCATCCCATGAACGTGGGCAAGCTGGCTCTGGGTCTGCCGGGCTATCGATCCTGCACCCCCGCCGGAGTCATCGAGCTGCTCAAGCGCTACGACATCAGCACCAGCGGCAAGAAGGCCGTGGTTCTGGGCCGTTCCAACATCGTGGGCAAGCCCATGGCCTTGATGCTCATCGAATACAGCGACCAGGGCAATGCCAGCACCACCATCGTGCACTCGCGAACCCCTTTGGAAGACCAGAAGGCCTTTTGCCAAGACGCCGACATCGTCATCGCTGCTGTGGGGCGCCCCTTGCACGTCAAGGGAGACTGGATCAAGGAAGGCGCCGTGGTCGTGGATGTGGGTATCCACCGCACCGACGACGGACTGGTGGGCGACTGCGACTTTGAGGCTATGAAGGACAAATGCTCGGCTATCTCCCCAGTGCCGGGCGGCGTGGGCCCCATGACCATCGCCCAGTTGCTGCTGAACACCATGCAGGCTTACAGCGATCACGTGAAAGCCTAA